The proteins below come from a single Geobacillus thermoleovorans genomic window:
- a CDS encoding ABC transporter ATP-binding protein, whose amino-acid sequence MKQAIAIDRLRLKFPGSDGLLFRDLSLSIAEGEKVLLLGPSGCGKSTLLQVMAGIIPRSIDVPMKAERLKRPERWGYVFQDPDAQFCMPYADEEIAFALENRSVPRHEMPVRIRALLNQVGLEIAPHTDIHTLSGGMKQRLALASVLALEPDVLFLDEPTALLDEEGTKAVWQTVKQVGRGKTVIIVEHKIDHVLDFVDRIVLFGRDGRIIADGEAKAVFSDYKDVIAAEGIWYPGVWDDYDRTARRRNRHRGEELLRLARFRGFRGREAKIYVPEATVHAGEWIAVTGKNGAGKSTLLHALMQLIRTDGEYMLLGADIKRQHPLYRHIAFVFQNPEWQFVAHSVREELAYSLRLEGRPKEEIEGIVDRLLREFDLVEQQDQHPYQLSVGQKRRLSVAASIVAGQRLFLLDEPTFGQDAKNTFALLEMLEAYREQGAAIMMVTHDEQIVRRFATRQWVIEDGALVRDERLDIREPVLAEGGAG is encoded by the coding sequence ATGAAACAAGCAATTGCGATTGATCGGCTGCGCCTGAAATTTCCCGGGAGCGACGGGCTGCTGTTTCGCGACTTGTCGCTTTCGATTGCCGAGGGGGAGAAAGTGCTCCTCCTTGGTCCGTCCGGATGCGGCAAGTCGACATTATTGCAAGTGATGGCTGGCATCATTCCCCGCTCGATCGATGTGCCGATGAAAGCGGAGCGCCTTAAGCGGCCGGAACGGTGGGGCTATGTTTTCCAAGATCCTGATGCGCAATTTTGCATGCCGTATGCGGACGAGGAAATCGCTTTTGCCCTCGAAAATCGAAGCGTGCCGCGCCACGAGATGCCCGTCCGCATCCGTGCCCTGCTGAACCAAGTCGGTTTGGAGATCGCTCCGCATACGGATATTCATACGCTTTCCGGTGGAATGAAGCAGCGATTGGCTCTTGCTTCGGTGCTGGCGCTTGAGCCGGATGTCTTGTTTTTGGATGAGCCGACGGCGCTGCTTGATGAAGAAGGGACGAAGGCGGTATGGCAAACGGTGAAGCAGGTGGGCCGCGGCAAAACGGTCATCATCGTCGAGCATAAAATTGACCATGTGCTCGACTTTGTGGATCGCATTGTCTTGTTCGGCCGCGATGGGCGCATCATCGCCGACGGCGAGGCGAAGGCGGTGTTTTCCGACTATAAAGACGTCATTGCCGCTGAAGGGATTTGGTATCCAGGCGTCTGGGATGACTATGACCGGACGGCAAGGCGGCGAAATCGCCATCGAGGCGAGGAGCTTCTTCGCCTCGCCCGTTTTCGCGGGTTCCGCGGCCGGGAGGCGAAAATCTATGTTCCTGAAGCAACGGTGCACGCCGGCGAATGGATTGCCGTCACCGGAAAAAACGGCGCCGGTAAAAGCACGTTGCTGCACGCGCTTATGCAACTCATCCGCACGGACGGAGAGTATATGCTGCTAGGCGCCGACATCAAGCGGCAACACCCGCTTTACCGCCATATTGCGTTTGTTTTCCAAAATCCGGAATGGCAATTTGTCGCCCATTCCGTTCGCGAAGAGCTCGCCTACTCGCTTCGGCTTGAGGGGCGGCCGAAAGAGGAAATTGAGGGAATCGTCGACCGTCTGTTGCGTGAATTTGACCTTGTTGAGCAGCAAGACCAGCACCCGTACCAACTGTCGGTCGGACAAAAGCGGCGGTTGAGCGTCGCCGCTTCGATCGTCGCCGGCCAGCGCCTCTTTTTGCTTGATGAGCCGACATTTGGGCAAGATGCAAAAAATACGTTCGCGTTGCTCGAAATGCTTGAAGCATACCGTGAACAAGGGGCGGCGATCATGATGGTTACACATGACGAACAAATCGTCCGCCGCTTTGCGACGAGACAGTGGGTGATTGAAGATGGGGCGCTCGTTCGGGACGAACGGCTTGACATCCGAGAGCCGGTGTTGGCGGAAGGTGGGGCAGGGTGA
- a CDS encoding energy-coupling factor transporter transmembrane component T family protein, producing the protein MKWEVRCRETWLHETNPSLKLIVLVVLFFAVLFIHNPNVLINVSLALFVLFCFGTGYPANVLFWLFLPFFLVFVSTASSMMMFGEGTTTWVRWGLIHVTAESFWRGVHIGFRALALGLLGLIFSLTTRPVPLFYSLMQQLRLKPKYAYSFLAAVRLLPIMLEEFQAIRYALTVRGVPNKGVLSKVKRYAIPLLSQSIRRAQRIAVAMEAKQFSGSGRRTFYYEIGFGKYDIWLVALFAALMFAAYYVGVHYPYISISDVR; encoded by the coding sequence ATGAAATGGGAGGTTCGCTGCCGCGAGACATGGCTTCATGAGACGAACCCGAGTTTGAAGCTCATTGTGCTTGTCGTGCTCTTTTTCGCTGTCTTGTTCATTCATAACCCGAACGTGCTGATTAACGTTTCGCTCGCTCTCTTCGTTTTGTTTTGCTTTGGCACCGGCTATCCGGCGAATGTGTTGTTTTGGCTGTTTTTGCCGTTTTTCCTCGTGTTTGTTTCGACGGCTTCATCGATGATGATGTTTGGCGAGGGAACGACGACATGGGTTCGCTGGGGGCTCATCCATGTTACAGCGGAAAGTTTTTGGCGCGGGGTGCACATCGGGTTTCGCGCTTTGGCGCTTGGGCTTCTCGGATTGATTTTTTCGCTGACGACCCGGCCGGTTCCGTTGTTTTATTCGCTCATGCAGCAGTTGAGACTGAAGCCAAAGTATGCGTACAGTTTTTTGGCGGCCGTTCGCCTATTGCCGATTATGCTTGAAGAGTTTCAGGCGATCCGCTATGCGTTAACAGTGCGCGGCGTGCCGAATAAGGGCGTCCTCAGCAAAGTGAAGCGCTACGCCATTCCGCTGTTGTCGCAAAGCATCCGCCGCGCCCAGCGCATCGCCGTGGCGATGGAAGCGAAACAATTTTCCGGCAGCGGGCGGCGCACGTTTTATTATGAAATCGGGTTCGGCAAATATGATATTTGGCTTGTCGCCTTGTTTGCCGCTTTGATGTTCGCCGCCTACTATGTCGGTGTTCATTATCCGTATATTTCTATAAGCGATGTACGGTAG